A portion of the Musa acuminata AAA Group cultivar baxijiao chromosome BXJ1-1, Cavendish_Baxijiao_AAA, whole genome shotgun sequence genome contains these proteins:
- the LOC135598239 gene encoding B-box zinc finger protein 20-like, with the protein MRILCDVCGEEEASVFCCADEAALCGACDRRVHRANKVAGKHRRLSLSGSSAESRPACDICQEKRGYLFCHEDRAILCRDCDASVHSASHLTMKHNRFLLTGARLSAAPIPCSPSPESEAPADKATPKNTVTTADQNKASVADSSSSPIASTSAATPTTATSSISEYLINMCPGWRVEDLLVDDAAVVAMEDFSKGDDLPPFLGADLEAVAEKFPVWAPQVPQFPPPAPPAAATTTARYQPWNTSKEAGRERWSEDLFAVPQISPASTPSKRPRHTPWYY; encoded by the exons ATGAGAATACTGTGCGACGTGTGCGGCGAAGAGGAGGCCTCGGTGTTCTGCTGCGCCGACGAGGCCGCCCTCTGCGGCGCCTGCGATCGGCGGGTGCACAGGGCGAACAAGGTCGCCGGAAAGCACCGCCGCCTCTCGCTCTCCGGCTCCTCCGCGGAGTCACGCCCCGCCTGTGACATCTGCCAG GAGAAGCGGGGGTACTTGTTCTGCCACGAGGACCGGGCGATTCTTTGCAGGGACTGCGACGCTTCCGTCCACAGCGCCAGCCATCTCACCATGAAGCACAACCGGTTCCTCCTCACTGGCGCCCGCCTCTCCGCCGCTCCCATCCCCTGCTCTCCCTCCCCTGAGTCGGAGGCGCCGGCGGATAAGGCTACCCCCAAGAACACCGTCACCACGGCCGATCAAAACAAGGCCTCGGTCGCAGATAGCTCCTCCTCCCCCATCGCTTCTACCAGCGCCGCCACCCCGACCACTGCCACCAGCAGCATCTCGGAGTACCTAATCAACATGTGCCCGGGCTGGCGCGTCGAGGACTTGCTGGTCGACGACGCGGCCGTCGTCGCGATGGAAGATTTCTCCAAG GGAGACGATCTGCCGCCGTTCCTGGGGGCCGATCTGGAAGCGGTTGCGGAGAAGTTCCCCGTCTGGGCACCACAAGTACCGCAGTTCCCTCCGCCGGCTCCCCCGGCCGCCGCCACAACCACCGCACGCTACCAGCCTTGGAATACCAGCAAGGAGGCGGGCCGAGAGCGGTGGAGCGAGGACCTGTTCGCGGTGCCTCAGATCTCCCCTGCTTCTACTCCAAGCAAGAGGCCAAGGCACACTCCTTGGTACTACTGA
- the LOC135597984 gene encoding lysophospholipid acyltransferase LPEAT2-like encodes MADPNCDLNSPLLHDRAPEVSLDVNGFIDRGSEAATTPPENPFEFLGVPPLALPPMSAVDPFRNHTPTIAGLYEWCKTILCLPIAAVRLVLFGIVIAVGYLATVAALCGWKDKQSPMPLWRCRAMWITRLCARCILFSFGYHWIKRKGKPASREIAPIVVCNHVSYIEPIFFFYELFPTMVASESHDALPFVGTIVRAMQVIYVDRFSPQSRRLAIHEIKRKASSNEFPRVMLFPEGTTTNGRFLISFRLGAFIPGLPVQPVVVRYPYIHFDQSWGNANLLKLMFRMFTQFHNFMEVEYLPVVFPDESKQQNTVHFAERTSYSMANALNVLPTSHSFGDMILLTRASELAKERCSNYMVEMAWVENSFNISTSEAVVILERFLSMNPDSFGRVELHGFLNAYGLGCSPLSEKIFGYLDLEKKRSITFRQFLTGSAQIRKQPSFWRACETAFAQCSSDDMMDHTSLEQIGRVIQSTLHGAVNSETLRQLFDTDADVYVSKDDFMECLQKNPLLIALFAACVNDP; translated from the exons ATGGCGGATCCTAATTGCGATCTTAACTCTCCCCTCCTTCACGATCGCGCCCCCGAAGTCTCCCTGGACGTCAATGGCTTCATCGACCGAGGGAGCGAGGCGGCGACCACGCCTCCGGAAAACCCCTTCGAGTTCTTGGGCGTGCCGCCGCTGGCCCTGCCGCCGATGAGCGCCGTTGACCCGTTCCGCAACCACACGCCCACCATCGCCGGGCTCTACGAGTGGTGCAAGACGATCCTCTGCCTGCCGATCGCAGCCGTTCGGCTCGTGCTCTTCGGGATCGTGATCGCGGTGGGGTACTTGGCGACGGTGGCGGCGCTGTGCGGGTGGAAGGACAAGCAGAGCCCCATGCCTCTGTGGCGGTGCCGTGCCATGTGGATCACCAGACTCTGCGCCCGATGCATCCTCTTTTCTTTTGG ataccattggatcAAACGAAAAGGAAAACCTGCTTCAAGGGAGATTGCACCTATAGTTGTTTGTAATCATGTCTCATACATCGAGCCCATATTCTTCTTCTATGAATTATTTCCAACTATGGTTGCTTCCGAGTCACATGATGCGTTACCCTTTGTTGGAACTATTGTCAGAGCAATGCAG GTTATATATGTTGACAGGTTCTCACCTCAGTCGCGGAGGCTCGCAATTCATGAAATAAAG AGAAAGGCATCTTCCAATGAATTTCCACGTGTTATGCTATTTCCGGAGGGGACCACTACAAATGGGAGATTCCTCATATCATTTCGGCTTGGTGCATTCATTCCAGGCCTCCCGGTACAACCTGTGGTTGTTCGATATCCATACATACATTTTGACCAATCTTG GGGGAATGCTAATTTGCTGAAGCTCATGTTTAGAATGTTCACACAGTTTCACAACTTCATGGAG GTGGAATACCTTCCTGTGGTCTTCCCAGATGAGAGCAAACAACAAAACACTGTTCATTTTGCAGAGAGG aCTAGCTACTCCATGGCCAATGCACTTAATGTTCTACCGACGTCTCATTCTTTTGGTGACATGATACTTCTTACAAGAGCATCCGAACTTGCAAAG GAGAGATGCTCAAATTATATGGTTGAAATGGCATGGGTTGAAAAC TCATTCAACATAAGCACATCTGAAGCTGTGGTCATTTTGGAGCGGTTTCTTTCCATGAACCCAGATTCCTT TGGACGTGTTGAGCTTCATGGATTTCTGAATGCTTATGGGTTGGGGTGCAGTCCTCTATCTGAGAAG ATATTTGGCTATTTGGACTTGGAAAAGAAGCGGTCAATAACATTTCGTCAG TTTTTGACTGGATCAGCACAGATTCGGAAACAACCATCATTTTGGAGGgcctgtgaaacggcttttgctcAATGCAGCAGTGATGATATGATGGATCATACTTCCTTGGAACAG ATCGGCCGTGTCATTCAGTCAACATTGCATGGTGCAGTCAACAGTGAAACC CTACGTCAACTGTTTGATACTGATGCTGATGTCTATGTCAGCAAGGATGATTTCATGGAATGTCTACAGAAAAATCCGTTGCTTATCGCGCTGTTTGCTGCATGTGTCAATGACCCCTGA